A region from the Leopardus geoffroyi isolate Oge1 chromosome C2, O.geoffroyi_Oge1_pat1.0, whole genome shotgun sequence genome encodes:
- the EPHB3 gene encoding ephrin type-B receptor 3 isoform X2, with protein MARARPPPPSPPPPGLLPLLPPLLLLPLLLPAGCRALEETLMDTKWVTSELAWTSHPESGWEEVSGYDEAMNPIRTYQVCNVRESSQNNWLRTGFIWRRDVQRVYVELKFTVRDCNSIPNIPGSCKETFNLFYYEADSDVASASSPFWMENPYVKVDTIAPDESFSRLDAGRVNTKVRSFGPLSKAGFYLAFQDQGACMSLISVRAFYKKCASTTAGFALFPETLTGAEPTSLVIAPGTCIANAVEVSVPLKLYCNGDGEWMVPVGACTCATGHEPAAKESQCRPCPPGSYKAKQGEGPCLPCPPNSRTTSPAASICTCHNNFYRADSDSADSACTTVPSPPRGVISNVNETSLILEWSEPRDLGGRDDLLYNVICKKCRGGPGATGASTCSRCDDNVEFVPRQLGLTERRVHISHLLAHTRYTFEVQAVNGVSGKSPLPPRYAAVNITTNQAAPSEVPTLHLHSSSGSSLTLSWAPPERPNGVILDYEMKYFEKSEGIASTVTSQKNSVQLDGLRPDARYVVQVRARTVAGYGQYSRPAEFETTSERGSGAQQLQEQLPLIVGSATAGLVFVVAVVVIAVVCLRKQRHSSDSEYTEKLQQYIAPGMKVYIDPFTYEDPNEAVREFAKEIDVSCVKIEEVIGAGEFGEVCRGRLKQPGRREVFVAIKTLKVGYTERQRRDFLSEASIMGQFDHPNIIRLEGVVTKSRPVMILTEFMENCALDSFLRLNDGQFTVIQLVGMLRGIAAGMKYLSEMNYVHRDLAARNILVNSNLVCKVSDFGLSRFLEDDPSDPTYTSSLVQEAAGRETGGGANQAGARGWGPAPSHRVKGVCPPHQGGKIPIRWTAPEAIAYRKFTSASDVWSYGIVMWEVMSYGERPYWDMSNQDVINAVEQDYRLPPPMDCPTALHQLMLDCWVRDRNLRPKFSQIVNTLDKLIRNAASLKVIASAQSGMSQPLLDRTVPDYTTFTTVGDWLDAIKMGRYKESFVSAGFASFDLVAQMTAEDLLRIGVTLAGHQKKILSSIQDMRLQMNQTLPVQV; from the exons AGACCCTCATGGACACAAAATGGGTGACTTCTGAATTGGCATGGACATCTCATCCAGAAAGTGGG TGGGAAGAGGTGAGTGGCTACGATGAGGCCATGAACCCCATCCGCACGTACCAGGTGTGTAACGTGCGAGAGTCAAGCCAGAACAACTGGCTCCGCACGGGGTTCATCTGGCGGCGAGACGTGCAGCGGGTCTACGTGGAGCTCAAGTTTACCGTGCGTGACTGCAACAGCATCCCCAACATCCCTGGCTCCTGTAAAGAGACCTTCAACCTCTTCTACTATGAGGCTGACAGCGATGTGGCCTCGGCTTCCTCCCCCTTCTGGATGGAGAACCCCTACGTGAAGGTGGACACCATTGCTCCCGATGAGAGCTTCTCGCGGCTTGATGCTGGCCGTGTCAACACCAAGGTGCGAAGCTTTGGGCCGCTCTCCAAGGCCGGTTTCTACTTGGCCTTCCAGGACCAAGGTGCCTGCATGTCGCTCATCTCTGTGCGTGCCTTCTACAAGAAGTGTGCATCCACCACCGCAGGCTTTGCCCTTTTTCCCGAGACCCTCACGGGGGCCGAGCCCACTTCTCTGGTCATCGCCCCTGGCACCTGCATCGCTAATGCTGTGGAGGTGTCAGTGCCACTCAAGCTCTACTGCAATGGCGATGGGGAATGGATGGTGCCTGTGGGAGCCTGCACCTGTGCCACCGGCCATGAGCCAGCTGCCAAGGAGTCCCAGTGCCGCC CCTGTCCCCCTGGGAGTTACAAGgcaaagcagggagaggggccctgcctcccctgcccccccaacaGCCGCACCACCTCGCCAGCTGCCAGCATCTGCACGTGCCACAATAACTTCTACCGTGCAGATTCGGACTCTGCAGACAGTGCCTGTACCA cgGTGCCATCCCCTCCTCGGGGTGTGATCTCCAACGTGAATGAGACCTCGCTGATCCTTGAGTGGAGCGAACCCCGGGACCTGGGTGGCCGGGACGACCTCCTATACAACGTCATCTGCAAGAAGTGCCGTGGGGGCCCTGGGGCCACGGGTGCCTCAACCTGCTCTCGCTGTGATGACAATGTGGAGTTTGTGCCTCGGCAGCTGGGCCTGACAGAGCGCCGGGTCCACATCAGCCATCTGCTGGCCCACACGCGCTACACCTTTGAAGTGCAGGCAGTCAATGGCGTCTCGGGCAAGAGCCCTCTGCCCCCCCGCTATGCGGCTGTGAATATCACCACCAACCAGGCTG CCCCATCTGAAGTGCCTACTCTACATCTGCACAGCAGCTCAGGCAGCAGCCTGACCTTGTCCTGGGCACCCCCAGAGCGGCCCAACGGAGTCATCCTGGACTATGAGATGAAGTACTTTGAGAAG AGTGAGGGCATTGCCTCTACGGTGACCAGCCAGAAGAATTCCGTGCAGCTGGACGGGCTGCGGCCTGACGCCCGCTATGTGGTCCAGGTCCGTGCCCGCACCGTAGCTGGCTACGGGCAGTACAGCCGTCCTGCTGAGTTTGAGACCACAAGTGAGAGAG GCTCTGGTGCCCAGCAGCTCCAGGAGCAACTTCCCCTCATTGTGGGTTCTGCCACAGCTGGACTTGTCTTCGTGGTGGCTGTCGTGGTCATCGCTGTCGTCTGCCTCAG GAAGCAGCGGCACAGCTCTGATTCGGAGTACACAGAGAAGCTACAGCAATACA ttGCTCCTGGAATGAAGGTTTATATTGACCCTTTTACCTACGAGGACCCTAATGAGGCGGTGCGGGAATTTGCCAAGGAAATCGATGTGTCCTGTGTCAAGATCGAGGAAGTGATTGGAGCTG GGGAATTTGGGGAAGTCTGTCGGGGTCGCCTAAAACAGCCAGGCCGCAGGGAGGTGTTTGTGGCCATCAAGACGCTGAAGGTGGGCTACACGGAGAGGCAGCGGCGGGACTTCCTAAGTGAGGCCTCCATCATGGGTCAGTTTGACCACCCCAACATAATCCGGCTAGAGGGCGTGGTCACTAAAAGTCGGCCAGTCATGATTCTCACCGAGTTCATGGAGAATTGTGCCCTGGACTCCTTCCTCCGG CTCAACGACGGACAGTTCACAGTCATCCAGCTGGTGGGCATGTTGCGGGGCATTGCCGCTGGCATGAAATACCTGTCCGAGATGAACTACGTGCACCGAGACCTGGCTGCCCGCAACATTCTTGTCAACAGCAACTTGGTCTGCAAAGTCTCAGACTTCGGCCTCTCCCGCTTCCTGGAGGATGATCCTTCTGATCCTACCTACACCAGCTCCCTGGTACAGGAAGCAGCTGGGAGGGAGACCGGGGGCGGGGCCAACCAGGCAGGGGCTCGGGGCTGGGGACCAGCCCCGAGTCATAGGGTGAAGGGCGTGTGCCCCCCCCACCAGGGCGGGAAGATCCCCATCCGCTGGACTGCCCCAGAGGCCATAGCCTATCGGAAGTTCACCTCTGCTAGTGATGTCTGGAGCTATGGAATCGTCATGTGGGAGGTCATGAGCTATGGAGAGCGACCCTACTGGGACATGAGCAACCAGGAT GTCATCAATGCTGTAGAGCAGGATTACCGGCTGCCCCCACCCATGGACTGCCCCACGGCACTGCACCAGCTCATGCTGGACTGCTGGGTACGGGACCGGAACCTCAGGCCCAAATTCTCCCAGATCGTCAACACCCTGGACAAACTCATCCGAAATGCTGCCAGCCTCAAGGTCATCGCCAGTGCCCAGTCTGG cATGTCACAGCCCCTCCTAGACCGCACGGTCCCGGATTACACGACCTTCACGACAGTTGGTGACTGGCTAGATGCCATCAAGATGGGGCGGTACAAGGAGAGCTTTGTCAGCGCGGGGTTTGCATCCTTTGACCTGGTAGCTCAGATGACCGCAGA AGACCTGCTGCGGATTGGGGTCACCTTGGCTGGCCACCAGAAGAAGATCCTTAGCAGTATCCAGGACATGCGGCTGCAGATGAACCAGACACTGCCCGTGCAGGTCTGA
- the EPHB3 gene encoding ephrin type-B receptor 3 isoform X4, whose protein sequence is MARARPPPPSPPPPGLLPLLPPLLLLPLLLPAGCRALEETLMDTKWVTSELAWTSHPESGWEEVSGYDEAMNPIRTYQVCNVRESSQNNWLRTGFIWRRDVQRVYVELKFTVRDCNSIPNIPGSCKETFNLFYYEADSDVASASSPFWMENPYVKVDTIAPDESFSRLDAGRVNTKVRSFGPLSKAGFYLAFQDQGACMSLISVRAFYKKCASTTAGFALFPETLTGAEPTSLVIAPGTCIANAVEVSVPLKLYCNGDGEWMVPVGACTCATGHEPAAKESQCRPCPPGSYKAKQGEGPCLPCPPNSRTTSPAASICTCHNNFYRADSDSADSACTTVPSPPRGVISNVNETSLILEWSEPRDLGGRDDLLYNVICKKCRGGPGATGASTCSRCDDNVEFVPRQLGLTERRVHISHLLAHTRYTFEVQAVNGVSGKSPLPPRYAAVNITTNQAAPSEVPTLHLHSSSGSSLTLSWAPPERPNGVILDYEMKYFEKSEGIASTVTSQKNSVQLDGLRPDARYVVQVRARTVAGYGQYSRPAEFETTSERGSGAQQLQEQLPLIVGSATAGLVFVVAVVVIAVVCLRPRLHPAPSRKQRHSSDSEYTEKLQQYIAPGMKVYIDPFTYEDPNEAVREFAKEIDVSCVKIEEVIGAGEFGEVCRGRLKQPGRREVFVAIKTLKVGYTERQRRDFLSEASIMGQFDHPNIIRLEGVVTKSRPVMILTEFMENCALDSFLRLNDGQFTVIQLVGMLRGIAAGMKYLSEMNYVHRDLAARNILVNSNLVCKVSDFGLSRFLEDDPSDPTYTSSLGGKIPIRWTAPEAIAYRKFTSASDVWSYGIVMWEVMSYGERPYWDMSNQDVINAVEQDYRLPPPMDCPTALHQLMLDCWVRDRNLRPKFSQIVNTLDKLIRNAASLKVIASAQSGMSQPLLDRTVPDYTTFTTVGDWLDAIKMGRYKESFVSAGFASFDLVAQMTAEDLLRIGVTLAGHQKKILSSIQDMRLQMNQTLPVQV, encoded by the exons AGACCCTCATGGACACAAAATGGGTGACTTCTGAATTGGCATGGACATCTCATCCAGAAAGTGGG TGGGAAGAGGTGAGTGGCTACGATGAGGCCATGAACCCCATCCGCACGTACCAGGTGTGTAACGTGCGAGAGTCAAGCCAGAACAACTGGCTCCGCACGGGGTTCATCTGGCGGCGAGACGTGCAGCGGGTCTACGTGGAGCTCAAGTTTACCGTGCGTGACTGCAACAGCATCCCCAACATCCCTGGCTCCTGTAAAGAGACCTTCAACCTCTTCTACTATGAGGCTGACAGCGATGTGGCCTCGGCTTCCTCCCCCTTCTGGATGGAGAACCCCTACGTGAAGGTGGACACCATTGCTCCCGATGAGAGCTTCTCGCGGCTTGATGCTGGCCGTGTCAACACCAAGGTGCGAAGCTTTGGGCCGCTCTCCAAGGCCGGTTTCTACTTGGCCTTCCAGGACCAAGGTGCCTGCATGTCGCTCATCTCTGTGCGTGCCTTCTACAAGAAGTGTGCATCCACCACCGCAGGCTTTGCCCTTTTTCCCGAGACCCTCACGGGGGCCGAGCCCACTTCTCTGGTCATCGCCCCTGGCACCTGCATCGCTAATGCTGTGGAGGTGTCAGTGCCACTCAAGCTCTACTGCAATGGCGATGGGGAATGGATGGTGCCTGTGGGAGCCTGCACCTGTGCCACCGGCCATGAGCCAGCTGCCAAGGAGTCCCAGTGCCGCC CCTGTCCCCCTGGGAGTTACAAGgcaaagcagggagaggggccctgcctcccctgcccccccaacaGCCGCACCACCTCGCCAGCTGCCAGCATCTGCACGTGCCACAATAACTTCTACCGTGCAGATTCGGACTCTGCAGACAGTGCCTGTACCA cgGTGCCATCCCCTCCTCGGGGTGTGATCTCCAACGTGAATGAGACCTCGCTGATCCTTGAGTGGAGCGAACCCCGGGACCTGGGTGGCCGGGACGACCTCCTATACAACGTCATCTGCAAGAAGTGCCGTGGGGGCCCTGGGGCCACGGGTGCCTCAACCTGCTCTCGCTGTGATGACAATGTGGAGTTTGTGCCTCGGCAGCTGGGCCTGACAGAGCGCCGGGTCCACATCAGCCATCTGCTGGCCCACACGCGCTACACCTTTGAAGTGCAGGCAGTCAATGGCGTCTCGGGCAAGAGCCCTCTGCCCCCCCGCTATGCGGCTGTGAATATCACCACCAACCAGGCTG CCCCATCTGAAGTGCCTACTCTACATCTGCACAGCAGCTCAGGCAGCAGCCTGACCTTGTCCTGGGCACCCCCAGAGCGGCCCAACGGAGTCATCCTGGACTATGAGATGAAGTACTTTGAGAAG AGTGAGGGCATTGCCTCTACGGTGACCAGCCAGAAGAATTCCGTGCAGCTGGACGGGCTGCGGCCTGACGCCCGCTATGTGGTCCAGGTCCGTGCCCGCACCGTAGCTGGCTACGGGCAGTACAGCCGTCCTGCTGAGTTTGAGACCACAAGTGAGAGAG GCTCTGGTGCCCAGCAGCTCCAGGAGCAACTTCCCCTCATTGTGGGTTCTGCCACAGCTGGACTTGTCTTCGTGGTGGCTGTCGTGGTCATCGCTGTCGTCTGCCTCAG GCCTCGCCTCCATCCTGCCCCCTCCAGGAAGCAGCGGCACAGCTCTGATTCGGAGTACACAGAGAAGCTACAGCAATACA ttGCTCCTGGAATGAAGGTTTATATTGACCCTTTTACCTACGAGGACCCTAATGAGGCGGTGCGGGAATTTGCCAAGGAAATCGATGTGTCCTGTGTCAAGATCGAGGAAGTGATTGGAGCTG GGGAATTTGGGGAAGTCTGTCGGGGTCGCCTAAAACAGCCAGGCCGCAGGGAGGTGTTTGTGGCCATCAAGACGCTGAAGGTGGGCTACACGGAGAGGCAGCGGCGGGACTTCCTAAGTGAGGCCTCCATCATGGGTCAGTTTGACCACCCCAACATAATCCGGCTAGAGGGCGTGGTCACTAAAAGTCGGCCAGTCATGATTCTCACCGAGTTCATGGAGAATTGTGCCCTGGACTCCTTCCTCCGG CTCAACGACGGACAGTTCACAGTCATCCAGCTGGTGGGCATGTTGCGGGGCATTGCCGCTGGCATGAAATACCTGTCCGAGATGAACTACGTGCACCGAGACCTGGCTGCCCGCAACATTCTTGTCAACAGCAACTTGGTCTGCAAAGTCTCAGACTTCGGCCTCTCCCGCTTCCTGGAGGATGATCCTTCTGATCCTACCTACACCAGCTCCCTG GGCGGGAAGATCCCCATCCGCTGGACTGCCCCAGAGGCCATAGCCTATCGGAAGTTCACCTCTGCTAGTGATGTCTGGAGCTATGGAATCGTCATGTGGGAGGTCATGAGCTATGGAGAGCGACCCTACTGGGACATGAGCAACCAGGAT GTCATCAATGCTGTAGAGCAGGATTACCGGCTGCCCCCACCCATGGACTGCCCCACGGCACTGCACCAGCTCATGCTGGACTGCTGGGTACGGGACCGGAACCTCAGGCCCAAATTCTCCCAGATCGTCAACACCCTGGACAAACTCATCCGAAATGCTGCCAGCCTCAAGGTCATCGCCAGTGCCCAGTCTGG cATGTCACAGCCCCTCCTAGACCGCACGGTCCCGGATTACACGACCTTCACGACAGTTGGTGACTGGCTAGATGCCATCAAGATGGGGCGGTACAAGGAGAGCTTTGTCAGCGCGGGGTTTGCATCCTTTGACCTGGTAGCTCAGATGACCGCAGA AGACCTGCTGCGGATTGGGGTCACCTTGGCTGGCCACCAGAAGAAGATCCTTAGCAGTATCCAGGACATGCGGCTGCAGATGAACCAGACACTGCCCGTGCAGGTCTGA
- the EPHB3 gene encoding ephrin type-B receptor 3 isoform X5, whose protein sequence is MARARPPPPSPPPPGLLPLLPPLLLLPLLLPAGCRALEETLMDTKWVTSELAWTSHPESGWEEVSGYDEAMNPIRTYQVCNVRESSQNNWLRTGFIWRRDVQRVYVELKFTVRDCNSIPNIPGSCKETFNLFYYEADSDVASASSPFWMENPYVKVDTIAPDESFSRLDAGRVNTKVRSFGPLSKAGFYLAFQDQGACMSLISVRAFYKKCASTTAGFALFPETLTGAEPTSLVIAPGTCIANAVEVSVPLKLYCNGDGEWMVPVGACTCATGHEPAAKESQCRPCPPGSYKAKQGEGPCLPCPPNSRTTSPAASICTCHNNFYRADSDSADSACTTVPSPPRGVISNVNETSLILEWSEPRDLGGRDDLLYNVICKKCRGGPGATGASTCSRCDDNVEFVPRQLGLTERRVHISHLLAHTRYTFEVQAVNGVSGKSPLPPRYAAVNITTNQAAPSEVPTLHLHSSSGSSLTLSWAPPERPNGVILDYEMKYFEKSEGIASTVTSQKNSVQLDGLRPDARYVVQVRARTVAGYGQYSRPAEFETTSERGSGAQQLQEQLPLIVGSATAGLVFVVAVVVIAVVCLRKQRHSSDSEYTEKLQQYIAPGMKVYIDPFTYEDPNEAVREFAKEIDVSCVKIEEVIGAGEFGEVCRGRLKQPGRREVFVAIKTLKVGYTERQRRDFLSEASIMGQFDHPNIIRLEGVVTKSRPVMILTEFMENCALDSFLRLNDGQFTVIQLVGMLRGIAAGMKYLSEMNYVHRDLAARNILVNSNLVCKVSDFGLSRFLEDDPSDPTYTSSLGVCPPHQGGKIPIRWTAPEAIAYRKFTSASDVWSYGIVMWEVMSYGERPYWDMSNQDVINAVEQDYRLPPPMDCPTALHQLMLDCWVRDRNLRPKFSQIVNTLDKLIRNAASLKVIASAQSGMSQPLLDRTVPDYTTFTTVGDWLDAIKMGRYKESFVSAGFASFDLVAQMTAEDLLRIGVTLAGHQKKILSSIQDMRLQMNQTLPVQV, encoded by the exons AGACCCTCATGGACACAAAATGGGTGACTTCTGAATTGGCATGGACATCTCATCCAGAAAGTGGG TGGGAAGAGGTGAGTGGCTACGATGAGGCCATGAACCCCATCCGCACGTACCAGGTGTGTAACGTGCGAGAGTCAAGCCAGAACAACTGGCTCCGCACGGGGTTCATCTGGCGGCGAGACGTGCAGCGGGTCTACGTGGAGCTCAAGTTTACCGTGCGTGACTGCAACAGCATCCCCAACATCCCTGGCTCCTGTAAAGAGACCTTCAACCTCTTCTACTATGAGGCTGACAGCGATGTGGCCTCGGCTTCCTCCCCCTTCTGGATGGAGAACCCCTACGTGAAGGTGGACACCATTGCTCCCGATGAGAGCTTCTCGCGGCTTGATGCTGGCCGTGTCAACACCAAGGTGCGAAGCTTTGGGCCGCTCTCCAAGGCCGGTTTCTACTTGGCCTTCCAGGACCAAGGTGCCTGCATGTCGCTCATCTCTGTGCGTGCCTTCTACAAGAAGTGTGCATCCACCACCGCAGGCTTTGCCCTTTTTCCCGAGACCCTCACGGGGGCCGAGCCCACTTCTCTGGTCATCGCCCCTGGCACCTGCATCGCTAATGCTGTGGAGGTGTCAGTGCCACTCAAGCTCTACTGCAATGGCGATGGGGAATGGATGGTGCCTGTGGGAGCCTGCACCTGTGCCACCGGCCATGAGCCAGCTGCCAAGGAGTCCCAGTGCCGCC CCTGTCCCCCTGGGAGTTACAAGgcaaagcagggagaggggccctgcctcccctgcccccccaacaGCCGCACCACCTCGCCAGCTGCCAGCATCTGCACGTGCCACAATAACTTCTACCGTGCAGATTCGGACTCTGCAGACAGTGCCTGTACCA cgGTGCCATCCCCTCCTCGGGGTGTGATCTCCAACGTGAATGAGACCTCGCTGATCCTTGAGTGGAGCGAACCCCGGGACCTGGGTGGCCGGGACGACCTCCTATACAACGTCATCTGCAAGAAGTGCCGTGGGGGCCCTGGGGCCACGGGTGCCTCAACCTGCTCTCGCTGTGATGACAATGTGGAGTTTGTGCCTCGGCAGCTGGGCCTGACAGAGCGCCGGGTCCACATCAGCCATCTGCTGGCCCACACGCGCTACACCTTTGAAGTGCAGGCAGTCAATGGCGTCTCGGGCAAGAGCCCTCTGCCCCCCCGCTATGCGGCTGTGAATATCACCACCAACCAGGCTG CCCCATCTGAAGTGCCTACTCTACATCTGCACAGCAGCTCAGGCAGCAGCCTGACCTTGTCCTGGGCACCCCCAGAGCGGCCCAACGGAGTCATCCTGGACTATGAGATGAAGTACTTTGAGAAG AGTGAGGGCATTGCCTCTACGGTGACCAGCCAGAAGAATTCCGTGCAGCTGGACGGGCTGCGGCCTGACGCCCGCTATGTGGTCCAGGTCCGTGCCCGCACCGTAGCTGGCTACGGGCAGTACAGCCGTCCTGCTGAGTTTGAGACCACAAGTGAGAGAG GCTCTGGTGCCCAGCAGCTCCAGGAGCAACTTCCCCTCATTGTGGGTTCTGCCACAGCTGGACTTGTCTTCGTGGTGGCTGTCGTGGTCATCGCTGTCGTCTGCCTCAG GAAGCAGCGGCACAGCTCTGATTCGGAGTACACAGAGAAGCTACAGCAATACA ttGCTCCTGGAATGAAGGTTTATATTGACCCTTTTACCTACGAGGACCCTAATGAGGCGGTGCGGGAATTTGCCAAGGAAATCGATGTGTCCTGTGTCAAGATCGAGGAAGTGATTGGAGCTG GGGAATTTGGGGAAGTCTGTCGGGGTCGCCTAAAACAGCCAGGCCGCAGGGAGGTGTTTGTGGCCATCAAGACGCTGAAGGTGGGCTACACGGAGAGGCAGCGGCGGGACTTCCTAAGTGAGGCCTCCATCATGGGTCAGTTTGACCACCCCAACATAATCCGGCTAGAGGGCGTGGTCACTAAAAGTCGGCCAGTCATGATTCTCACCGAGTTCATGGAGAATTGTGCCCTGGACTCCTTCCTCCGG CTCAACGACGGACAGTTCACAGTCATCCAGCTGGTGGGCATGTTGCGGGGCATTGCCGCTGGCATGAAATACCTGTCCGAGATGAACTACGTGCACCGAGACCTGGCTGCCCGCAACATTCTTGTCAACAGCAACTTGGTCTGCAAAGTCTCAGACTTCGGCCTCTCCCGCTTCCTGGAGGATGATCCTTCTGATCCTACCTACACCAGCTCCCTG GGCGTGTGCCCCCCCCACCAGGGCGGGAAGATCCCCATCCGCTGGACTGCCCCAGAGGCCATAGCCTATCGGAAGTTCACCTCTGCTAGTGATGTCTGGAGCTATGGAATCGTCATGTGGGAGGTCATGAGCTATGGAGAGCGACCCTACTGGGACATGAGCAACCAGGAT GTCATCAATGCTGTAGAGCAGGATTACCGGCTGCCCCCACCCATGGACTGCCCCACGGCACTGCACCAGCTCATGCTGGACTGCTGGGTACGGGACCGGAACCTCAGGCCCAAATTCTCCCAGATCGTCAACACCCTGGACAAACTCATCCGAAATGCTGCCAGCCTCAAGGTCATCGCCAGTGCCCAGTCTGG cATGTCACAGCCCCTCCTAGACCGCACGGTCCCGGATTACACGACCTTCACGACAGTTGGTGACTGGCTAGATGCCATCAAGATGGGGCGGTACAAGGAGAGCTTTGTCAGCGCGGGGTTTGCATCCTTTGACCTGGTAGCTCAGATGACCGCAGA AGACCTGCTGCGGATTGGGGTCACCTTGGCTGGCCACCAGAAGAAGATCCTTAGCAGTATCCAGGACATGCGGCTGCAGATGAACCAGACACTGCCCGTGCAGGTCTGA